The following proteins are encoded in a genomic region of Maribacter hydrothermalis:
- a CDS encoding WecB/TagA/CpsF family glycosyltransferase, whose amino-acid sequence MQIFDYNVITKLPELPVKSKTFINTINPHSYCMAEKDAEFKNALLSSDVLLPDGIGIVWAGKVLKDRKISKIAGFDIFVYLLDYLEENKGSCFFLGASQNELDLIRSKAAVEYPNITIGMYSPPFKSEFSAEDSKEMCDQVNAFKPDVLFVGMTAPKQEKWVHAHKDALNVEITCCIGAVFDFYAGTVKRSHPFWIKHGLEWLPRFFKEPKRLAERNLVSTPKFILEVFKHKIAPKKG is encoded by the coding sequence ATGCAGATATTTGATTATAACGTTATTACAAAGCTTCCTGAATTACCGGTTAAATCGAAAACCTTCATTAATACCATAAATCCACATAGTTATTGTATGGCGGAAAAAGACGCGGAATTTAAAAATGCACTTTTAAGTTCAGATGTTTTATTACCGGATGGAATAGGGATTGTATGGGCTGGCAAAGTTTTAAAAGACAGAAAAATAAGTAAGATTGCCGGCTTTGATATTTTTGTTTACTTATTGGACTATTTAGAAGAGAATAAAGGCAGTTGTTTTTTTCTTGGTGCTTCGCAAAATGAATTGGATTTAATTCGTTCAAAAGCAGCGGTAGAATACCCTAATATTACTATTGGTATGTATTCTCCACCTTTTAAAAGTGAATTTTCTGCGGAGGACAGTAAAGAAATGTGCGACCAAGTAAATGCATTTAAACCAGATGTGTTGTTTGTGGGTATGACAGCCCCCAAACAAGAAAAATGGGTTCATGCACATAAAGACGCCCTAAATGTAGAAATCACCTGTTGCATAGGTGCCGTTTTTGATTTTTATGCGGGTACTGTAAAACGTTCGCATCCTTTTTGGATAAAACATGGTTTAGAGTGGTTACCACGATTCTTTAAAGAACCAAAAAGATTGGCTGAACGCAATTTAGTTTCTACACCTAAATTTATTTTAGAAGTATTCAAACATAAAATAGCACCTAAAAAAGGATAA
- a CDS encoding SIMPL domain-containing protein (The SIMPL domain is named for its presence in mouse protein SIMPL (signalling molecule that associates with mouse pelle-like kinase). Bacterial member BP26, from Brucella, was shown to assemble into a channel-like structure, while YggE from E. coli has been associated with resistance to oxidative stress.), giving the protein MKKLASFILLVFLCMSSIEAQTNLKERTVSVTGMAPLEKIIDNYRIKATLSMDQVYYADTRLENLDQLKKQYFNALKEQGIDISKFEEKEMEYFSLGYQRDGTVLYYETNSKEIAMKLVKTNLQGVSLQFQVKQSVAPEKNKEALEIALKDAMANATLLCKAINTTVGDIISISSNQYKNEDWVSYYTDYQEQFTVSVVYQMK; this is encoded by the coding sequence ATGAAAAAATTAGCATCATTTATTCTTCTTGTGTTCTTATGTATGTCTTCAATTGAAGCACAAACAAATTTAAAAGAACGCACCGTCTCCGTAACAGGCATGGCGCCGTTAGAAAAAATAATCGACAACTACAGAATAAAAGCCACCCTTAGCATGGACCAGGTGTACTATGCCGATACCCGCTTAGAAAATCTAGATCAGTTAAAAAAACAATATTTTAATGCGCTTAAAGAACAAGGAATCGATATTTCTAAATTCGAAGAAAAAGAAATGGAATATTTTTCTTTAGGATACCAACGTGATGGTACTGTTCTTTACTACGAAACCAATTCTAAAGAAATAGCGATGAAATTAGTAAAGACCAATTTACAAGGGGTTTCATTACAATTTCAAGTAAAGCAATCTGTAGCTCCGGAAAAAAATAAGGAAGCGCTTGAAATTGCCTTAAAAGATGCCATGGCCAATGCCACACTACTTTGCAAGGCTATAAATACTACTGTTGGCGATATCATTTCTATTAGTAGCAACCAGTATAAAAATGAAGACTGGGTAAGTTACTACACCGATTACCAAGAACAATTTACGGTAAGCGTTGTTTACCAAATGAAATAA
- a CDS encoding glycosyltransferase family 4 protein — MKILFIHNNYASNTTGEEYAAESLKEILEQNGHEVKWFRRFSDVINDSFLRKVQAFFSGVYNPRAVHELKVLLDEFQPDVIQVQNLYPFISPGIVKTIKRRGIPLVMRCPNYRIFCPTGLHLDGQGAICEKCLSGTRELNCILKNCENDVPKSVGYALRNFLARTFWHVTSAMDAYIVQSAFQKQKFIDNGIPANKLFVLPGLSSKNSISKSNLIPEYVTFIGRVSEEKGIKEFIKAASFLPNVPFVIAGSIPKNLSYLIEEFPINLEWRGFIAGKQLDDLYASSKIIVVPSKWYEGFPNVLTSAMKHGKAIITSNLGAMANIIEHNETGILVQPGDVIGLTGAIKELFTDDEKRSLLGNNARKKAALRYNSTKVYDQLLYLYDSLLSEKDRKSKNILAVLHYPPPVHGAAMVGKFIMESNLINNKFKINYINLGTSTKVNEIGYGSFLKIKRYIKILYNTLKHLYKDKPKLVYITLTSSGAGFFKDAIVVFLSQIFSKKIVLHFHNKGVKTKQHQWLDNLFYRQVFKGSEVILLSNYLYEDVKKYVSVENVHICPNGIPLTNSSLKSSLVKNEVVQLLFLSNLIASKGVFDLLMACQILKNKRVPFFCRFIGNIGDISLAEFIAKVNELGLSDCVCYDGPKYGLEKEIAFENSDIFVFPTKNECFPLVLLEASQLSLPIISTNEGGIPDIVKNNQSGFLVERQDSLELAKKIELLITNSELRVKMGEIGKENFNEFFTLDKFEERFSQILEEIV, encoded by the coding sequence TTGAAAATACTCTTTATTCATAACAATTACGCAAGTAACACTACAGGTGAGGAATACGCCGCAGAATCCTTAAAAGAAATTTTAGAGCAGAATGGCCATGAAGTAAAATGGTTTAGGCGTTTTTCTGATGTGATTAATGATTCTTTTCTTAGAAAGGTGCAAGCTTTTTTTTCGGGTGTGTATAATCCTAGGGCAGTACATGAACTTAAAGTCTTGTTAGATGAATTTCAACCCGATGTAATTCAAGTTCAAAACTTATATCCTTTTATATCCCCTGGTATTGTAAAGACCATAAAACGTAGAGGTATACCCTTGGTAATGCGTTGCCCTAACTATCGTATTTTTTGCCCTACTGGCTTGCATTTAGACGGCCAAGGTGCTATTTGCGAAAAATGCCTAAGCGGAACACGGGAACTTAATTGTATTCTTAAGAATTGTGAAAATGATGTGCCCAAGAGTGTAGGCTATGCACTCCGTAATTTCTTGGCACGTACTTTTTGGCATGTTACTAGCGCTATGGACGCTTACATTGTACAATCGGCTTTTCAGAAACAAAAATTTATAGATAATGGTATACCTGCAAACAAACTGTTTGTGTTACCAGGCTTAAGTTCAAAGAATAGTATTTCGAAATCTAATTTAATACCAGAATATGTAACGTTTATTGGTAGGGTAAGTGAAGAAAAAGGAATTAAAGAGTTTATTAAGGCAGCATCTTTTTTGCCGAATGTTCCATTCGTAATAGCCGGCAGTATACCAAAAAATTTATCGTATTTAATTGAGGAATTTCCAATTAATTTAGAATGGCGCGGTTTTATTGCAGGTAAACAATTAGATGATTTGTATGCATCCTCAAAAATCATTGTAGTACCAAGTAAGTGGTACGAAGGTTTTCCTAATGTGCTAACCAGTGCTATGAAACATGGTAAGGCTATCATAACGAGTAACCTTGGGGCAATGGCGAATATTATTGAGCATAATGAAACAGGGATACTGGTGCAACCGGGTGATGTAATTGGATTAACAGGAGCTATTAAAGAGTTGTTTACCGACGATGAAAAAAGAAGCTTACTGGGGAATAACGCTCGGAAAAAGGCGGCTTTAAGATATAATAGTACAAAGGTTTATGATCAGTTGCTTTATTTGTATGACTCATTATTATCTGAAAAAGACCGGAAATCGAAGAATATACTGGCCGTTTTACACTACCCGCCACCTGTTCATGGTGCGGCAATGGTAGGTAAATTTATAATGGAAAGTAATTTGATTAATAATAAATTCAAAATAAATTATATTAATCTAGGAACATCAACAAAAGTAAATGAAATTGGATATGGAAGTTTTCTGAAAATTAAAAGATATATTAAGATATTATATAATACACTAAAACACTTATACAAGGATAAACCCAAACTTGTTTATATTACTTTAACCTCGTCTGGTGCAGGTTTTTTTAAAGATGCTATTGTCGTGTTTTTAAGTCAAATATTTAGTAAAAAAATTGTGCTACATTTTCATAACAAAGGGGTGAAAACAAAACAGCATCAATGGTTAGACAATTTATTTTATAGGCAGGTTTTTAAAGGGTCAGAAGTGATATTATTATCAAATTATTTGTATGAAGATGTCAAAAAATATGTGTCAGTAGAAAATGTTCATATTTGTCCAAATGGAATTCCATTAACAAATAGTTCATTGAAGTCAAGTCTTGTGAAGAATGAAGTAGTACAGCTCTTATTTTTATCTAATCTTATAGCTTCCAAAGGCGTATTTGATTTGCTTATGGCTTGTCAAATCCTAAAGAATAAAAGAGTACCTTTTTTTTGCAGATTCATTGGTAATATTGGGGATATAAGTCTTGCGGAATTTATTGCAAAAGTAAATGAATTAGGCCTTTCTGATTGTGTCTGTTATGATGGTCCAAAGTATGGTTTAGAAAAAGAGATTGCTTTCGAAAATAGCGATATATTTGTTTTTCCCACAAAAAATGAATGCTTTCCATTGGTTTTATTGGAAGCTTCGCAGCTCTCCTTGCCAATTATCTCAACCAATGAAGGGGGTATACCAGATATTGTAAAGAATAACCAATCAGGATTTTTAGTTGAAAGACAGGATTCCTTAGAACTTGCTAAAAAAATTGAACTCCTTATAACAAATTCGGAATTACGTGTTAAAATGGGAGAAATTGGGAAAGAAAATTTTAATGAATTCTTTACTTTAGATAAGTTTGAAGAAAGATTCTCACAAATTTTGGAAGAAATAGTTTAA
- a CDS encoding sugar-transfer associated ATP-grasp domain-containing protein, with product MSTLTSLKKLFQLIENKRFHYLHKKEALTIYNEFSKVKNAISKLDRKKADDYAIEVLGSKRFAPWLYVYTINAGVFKEGWIPDNYYREIVVPKVQGAHGQLSFSNMITNSFFETTLFPDQAYSANGKWISKDKKLLKHADLADVFFEQSDKIVFKKDNSLKGKGVYCFSKINFNSDEINELGNGVVQNFIHQHAFFKQFCASALTTLRITTVVNATNTIEVRASYIKFGRAGETHVNGKAQIAVAVDCNTGELAEFGHLSNWSSTNVHPDSKERFKNKIIPKYREAIELCKELHENVPYIGCIGWDVAIDEEEKIHIIEWNGFHNDIKYSEMTQGPCFLNLGWENLWKTH from the coding sequence TTGAGCACACTTACATCCCTTAAAAAATTATTTCAACTCATAGAAAATAAGCGGTTTCATTATTTACATAAAAAGGAGGCTTTAACTATATATAATGAGTTTTCTAAAGTGAAAAATGCAATTTCTAAGTTAGATAGAAAGAAAGCAGATGACTATGCCATAGAAGTTTTAGGGTCTAAACGATTTGCGCCGTGGCTATATGTATATACCATTAATGCTGGTGTATTTAAAGAAGGTTGGATTCCTGATAATTATTATAGAGAAATTGTCGTTCCTAAAGTACAAGGGGCACATGGCCAATTGTCCTTTAGTAATATGATAACCAATTCTTTCTTTGAAACCACCTTATTTCCCGATCAGGCCTATAGTGCAAATGGCAAATGGATCTCAAAAGATAAAAAGCTATTAAAACATGCTGACTTGGCTGACGTATTTTTTGAACAAAGTGATAAGATAGTTTTTAAAAAAGATAACTCGCTAAAAGGAAAAGGAGTGTATTGTTTTTCTAAGATAAATTTTAATAGTGATGAAATAAATGAATTGGGTAACGGTGTAGTTCAAAATTTTATTCATCAACATGCTTTTTTTAAACAATTTTGTGCTAGTGCTTTAACAACTTTAAGAATAACCACTGTCGTTAATGCAACGAATACGATAGAAGTTAGGGCTTCCTATATAAAATTTGGCAGAGCGGGTGAAACACATGTAAATGGGAAAGCCCAAATTGCAGTTGCTGTCGATTGTAATACAGGTGAGTTGGCAGAATTTGGACATTTGTCTAATTGGAGTTCAACCAATGTTCACCCAGATAGTAAAGAACGTTTTAAAAATAAAATCATTCCTAAGTATAGAGAGGCAATTGAGCTATGTAAAGAACTTCACGAGAACGTCCCATATATTGGATGTATAGGCTGGGATGTAGCAATTGATGAAGAAGAAAAAATACATATTATAGAATGGAACGGATTTCATAACGATATAAAATATAGCGAAATGACCCAAGGCCCTTGTTTTTTAAATTTAGGATGGGAAAACTTGTGGAAGACCCATTAA
- a CDS encoding GumC family protein, whose amino-acid sequence MKDAPFSLDLEENDQPLNLKAIVQKYLRYWPWFIGALVLCLALAVMYLRYAPIIYQSTSKIKIVDETKEIDVATNPLSVLGNTSKINMDNETEILKSYRILNQVVEDLNLGVSYFKKGSIKTTPVWNPQFKVLKDIAEDSLVEPRTFTFTINENEIYVVDEQEHAKTISFSQLDSSLTGLPFIVQLQPGADFQSFQNVSYEVVLTSNKEVNLQLARDLQVQPTSKSSDIISLSLQGESVEKSEAILNTLVKKFNQDGILDRQQVSRRTIDFIDERFLYLSTELDSIEGGKEDFKKENNLSYIEADAGISLERKSNTESEVATLETQISLSDLLKKSVIGQAAFELLPVDVGLENTGLNNLVDRYNDLVLQRNKLLQTVGAQHPSLVALSTQLEGAKVNIIKTINIYQTQLRTSLRQLNQEQSKVNSVFSRLPEKEKRLRSIERQQSIKENLFLLLLQKREEAAINFAVTAPSVKIVDYGLTNTIPVAPKKIVVLGIAGLLGLFLPFAFLYIKFALNDKVEERADVESVSSAIPFLAEIPHFKNDKIFTDFNDRSILAESFRILATNINYMLPKGKKKEGSTIFVTSGNMNEGKSLIAYNLSVAYASINKKVLLVGADLRSPEQHNYFKMGINTKGLTDYLQHPETNWQDYVYPGLESSKQHHVCLSGAIPPNAPQLLSSDAFEDFIAQAKEFYDLIIVDTAPTIPVTDTLLISEHADVTLFVARAGVTDKSVLQEANDLNRRDKLKNMAFVLNDTQMNAKNTYSYSYKKK is encoded by the coding sequence ATGAAAGACGCTCCGTTTAGTTTAGATCTTGAGGAAAACGACCAGCCTTTAAACTTAAAAGCAATTGTTCAGAAATACCTTAGATATTGGCCTTGGTTTATAGGGGCACTTGTTTTGTGCTTGGCTTTGGCCGTTATGTATTTGCGCTATGCGCCAATCATATACCAGTCTACTTCAAAAATTAAAATTGTAGACGAAACCAAAGAAATAGATGTCGCTACAAATCCTTTATCCGTTTTAGGAAATACTTCTAAAATTAATATGGATAATGAAACCGAGATTTTAAAATCGTACAGAATACTTAATCAAGTAGTAGAAGATTTAAACTTGGGCGTGTCCTATTTTAAAAAAGGGAGTATTAAGACCACACCCGTTTGGAATCCCCAGTTTAAGGTACTAAAAGACATTGCGGAAGATAGTTTGGTAGAACCAAGAACATTTACCTTCACGATAAATGAAAATGAAATTTATGTAGTTGACGAACAAGAACATGCTAAAACAATTTCATTTTCGCAATTGGATTCTTCTTTAACAGGCCTGCCTTTTATAGTACAATTACAGCCAGGTGCCGATTTTCAATCGTTTCAAAATGTAAGTTATGAGGTGGTGTTAACTTCTAATAAGGAGGTAAACTTGCAATTGGCGAGAGACTTACAAGTACAGCCTACCTCAAAAAGCAGTGATATAATTTCGCTTTCCTTACAAGGAGAAAGTGTAGAAAAATCGGAGGCGATATTAAATACCTTGGTTAAGAAATTTAACCAAGATGGTATTTTAGACCGACAACAAGTATCGCGTAGAACGATTGATTTTATTGATGAACGTTTTTTATACCTATCTACGGAGCTAGATTCTATTGAAGGCGGAAAGGAAGATTTTAAAAAGGAAAACAATCTTTCGTACATAGAAGCCGATGCCGGAATTTCCTTAGAGCGGAAATCCAATACGGAAAGTGAAGTAGCTACTTTAGAAACTCAAATTTCACTATCGGACTTGTTGAAAAAATCGGTAATTGGTCAGGCGGCTTTTGAACTGCTTCCTGTTGATGTTGGTTTAGAGAATACAGGTTTAAACAATTTGGTGGACCGGTACAACGACTTGGTGCTACAACGAAATAAGTTATTGCAAACCGTGGGTGCCCAACACCCAAGTTTGGTAGCGCTATCCACCCAGTTAGAAGGGGCAAAGGTAAATATCATTAAAACCATTAACATTTACCAAACGCAATTACGTACCTCATTACGGCAGTTAAACCAAGAGCAGTCCAAGGTAAATAGTGTGTTTTCGAGACTACCGGAAAAAGAGAAACGGTTACGTTCTATAGAGCGTCAGCAGAGTATTAAAGAAAACTTGTTCTTGTTATTATTACAAAAAAGAGAAGAGGCGGCCATTAATTTTGCGGTGACGGCACCCTCGGTAAAAATTGTTGATTATGGGTTAACCAACACCATACCCGTAGCACCAAAGAAAATAGTGGTTTTGGGTATTGCCGGACTGCTTGGCTTATTTCTTCCGTTTGCATTTTTGTACATTAAATTTGCATTGAACGATAAAGTAGAAGAGCGGGCTGATGTGGAGAGTGTTTCTAGCGCAATTCCATTTTTAGCGGAAATACCGCACTTTAAAAACGATAAGATTTTTACTGATTTTAATGACCGTTCTATATTGGCAGAGTCGTTCCGCATTTTGGCGACCAATATCAACTATATGCTGCCCAAAGGGAAGAAAAAAGAAGGAAGTACCATTTTTGTAACTTCGGGCAACATGAACGAAGGCAAGAGTTTGATTGCCTATAATTTATCGGTTGCCTATGCCAGTATTAATAAAAAGGTGTTGTTAGTAGGTGCAGACCTAAGAAGTCCGGAGCAGCACAATTATTTTAAAATGGGCATCAATACAAAAGGCCTAACGGACTACTTACAGCACCCGGAAACCAACTGGCAAGATTATGTGTACCCAGGTTTGGAAAGCAGTAAACAACACCATGTATGCCTTAGTGGTGCCATACCGCCAAATGCGCCGCAGCTACTTTCTAGCGATGCCTTTGAAGATTTTATTGCTCAGGCCAAAGAATTCTACGACTTAATTATTGTGGACACCGCACCGACCATTCCGGTAACGGATACCCTATTAATTTCCGAACATGCCGATGTAACTTTATTTGTAGCACGAGCGGGAGTAACGGACAAATCGGTACTACAAGAAGCCAACGACCTTAACCGTAGGGATAAGTTAAAGAACATGGCTTTTGTACTGAACGACACACAAATGAATGCTAAAAACACCTATTCGTATTCCTATAAAAAGAAATAA
- a CDS encoding nucleoside hydrolase, which produces MKSRIFSSYLVLLSLLIFGIAHGQKDIIVDADTGNEVDDLYALARILIEPTVNVIALNAAHWQTSHWAVENSMENSHRLNQQLLGEMGLSVKTNRGAIARMYDWGDQAQHSAAAYEIIKQAKQHSEERKLPILVLGALTNVASALFIDPSIASKIKVHWLGTTMDFEHKILKRNDFNCAMDQFALDYLLESSVEMTIMPVSVASAMHIDFELMKTKIEHTSLGKFLNKRWYDHIDSGRRNRVLWDLALITTFIYPEMGKLTTVKTSRDSGNREINFYESVDAPAIYEDFYLHILQFSKN; this is translated from the coding sequence ATGAAATCAAGAATTTTTTCTAGTTATCTCGTACTGTTGAGCTTGTTAATTTTTGGAATTGCACATGGTCAGAAAGATATTATCGTGGATGCAGATACGGGAAACGAAGTTGATGACCTCTATGCCTTGGCCCGTATACTTATAGAACCCACGGTCAACGTAATTGCTTTAAATGCCGCGCATTGGCAAACGAGTCATTGGGCCGTTGAGAATTCTATGGAAAATAGTCACCGTTTAAACCAGCAGCTTCTTGGTGAAATGGGACTGTCCGTTAAAACCAATAGGGGAGCCATAGCTCGTATGTACGATTGGGGCGATCAAGCACAACATTCGGCAGCTGCGTACGAAATAATTAAACAGGCCAAGCAGCATTCCGAAGAACGTAAATTACCGATACTGGTATTAGGCGCGTTAACAAACGTTGCCTCCGCCCTATTTATAGACCCAAGCATAGCTTCTAAAATTAAGGTGCATTGGTTGGGTACCACGATGGATTTTGAACATAAAATTCTAAAGCGAAATGATTTTAACTGTGCAATGGATCAATTTGCACTCGACTATTTACTTGAATCATCAGTAGAAATGACCATTATGCCGGTAAGTGTTGCATCGGCCATGCACATAGATTTTGAGCTTATGAAGACCAAAATTGAGCATACGAGTTTGGGCAAGTTCTTAAACAAGCGCTGGTATGATCATATTGATTCGGGTAGAAGAAATAGAGTGCTTTGGGATTTAGCGTTAATTACCACCTTTATTTATCCAGAAATGGGAAAACTAACAACTGTTAAAACTTCTAGAGATAGTGGTAACAGGGAAATTAATTTTTATGAATCGGTCGATGCTCCCGCAATTTATGAGGATTTTTATTTGCATATTTTACAATTTTCCAAAAACTAA
- a CDS encoding alkaline phosphatase family protein — translation MKTLHKLVLATLILTSLTSKGQQEKNPNVFLITLDGVRWQDVFTGIDTNLLNSNYTHNKELLISKYVGKSEEENRKMLMPFFWNTIAKEGQLHGNRTKGSTVDLTNKMLFSYPGYNEILTGKADDEHINSNDKNYNKNVTLLETANASELYRGKVAAFASWDVFPFIINDKRSGVPVNAGYMDAVGALNEKEKFLNEIQRQAPIIWESVRLDVFTHHFAKEYIQKEHPKLVYIAYGETDDFAHEGAFDFYMKSLQNTDALIADLWEYVQNDTFYKDNTYFIITTDHGRGDGVAESSKWTSHGADVQGAEHTWLAIIGPGISKKGEVSNEQLFTNQVAPTVAEILKLETNATNTPAKPLELN, via the coding sequence ATGAAAACACTACATAAATTAGTACTAGCAACGTTAATTCTTACTTCGTTGACCAGTAAAGGGCAGCAAGAAAAGAATCCGAATGTATTTTTAATCACCCTGGATGGGGTGCGTTGGCAAGATGTTTTTACAGGTATCGATACCAATTTACTCAATAGCAACTATACCCATAATAAAGAATTGTTAATCAGTAAATATGTAGGGAAATCTGAAGAAGAAAATAGAAAAATGCTCATGCCCTTTTTCTGGAATACCATTGCAAAAGAAGGTCAATTACATGGGAACAGAACAAAAGGTAGCACGGTAGACCTTACCAATAAAATGTTGTTTTCCTACCCTGGGTATAATGAAATTTTAACCGGTAAGGCAGATGATGAGCATATTAACAGTAACGATAAAAACTATAACAAGAATGTGACCCTATTGGAAACAGCCAATGCTTCAGAACTATATAGGGGTAAAGTTGCGGCTTTTGCGAGCTGGGATGTATTTCCGTTTATCATCAATGATAAAAGAAGTGGTGTGCCGGTAAATGCAGGGTACATGGATGCTGTTGGGGCGTTGAATGAAAAGGAGAAATTTTTAAATGAAATACAACGTCAGGCACCTATAATCTGGGAGAGTGTACGGTTAGATGTATTTACCCATCACTTTGCAAAGGAATATATACAAAAAGAGCATCCAAAATTAGTCTATATCGCTTATGGTGAAACGGATGATTTTGCACATGAGGGCGCGTTCGATTTTTATATGAAGTCGTTACAAAATACCGATGCCTTAATTGCCGATTTATGGGAGTATGTACAAAACGATACCTTTTATAAAGACAATACCTATTTTATCATCACTACGGATCACGGTAGAGGCGATGGCGTAGCGGAAAGTTCTAAATGGACGAGCCATGGTGCGGATGTGCAAGGTGCGGAACACACGTGGTTGGCCATTATAGGTCCTGGCATTTCTAAAAAAGGAGAAGTCAGCAACGAACAACTGTTCACTAATCAAGTGGCGCCTACAGTAGCTGAAATTTTAAAATTGGAAACCAATGCTACCAATACGCCGGCGAAACCACTGGAGCTAAACTAA